One Candidatus Aquicultor sp. DNA segment encodes these proteins:
- the guaA gene encoding glutamine-hydrolyzing GMP synthase codes for MASLNENQTVLVVDYGAQYAQLIARRVRECKVYSEIVPHDISIEALKAKNPTGLILSGGPASVYADKAPAVNPAFFELGVPILGICYGMQLMAHTLGGEVARTGNREYGKTDLVVDADNGLFRDLPLNQIVWMSHQDAVKNVPAGFMVTAHTNSAPVAAMVDPAKKLYGVQFHPEVVHTEYGMSVLKHFLYDACECAPNWTMVSIIEEAVDKIKKQVGDNKVVCGLSGGVDSAVAAIMVHKAIGDNLTCIFVDHGLLRKGEAEKVEETFKKHFHINLIHVQAQDRFLTKLEDVTDPERKRKIIGEEFIRVFEEEAIKFHDAKYLVQGTLYPDVIESGTRDAAKIKTHHNVGGLPEDMELELVEPLRALFKDEVRAVGEELGLPEEIVWRHPFPGPGLAVRIIGEITLERLDVLRDADAIFEEEIKRAGLYRVIWQSFAVLPCVKSVGVMGDERTYAYPIILRAVTSEDAMTADWARIPFDILEKISNRIINEVDYVNRVAYDISSKPPATIEWE; via the coding sequence TTGGCATCATTAAACGAAAACCAGACAGTTCTTGTTGTAGATTACGGGGCGCAGTATGCTCAGCTCATCGCGCGTCGTGTGCGCGAGTGCAAAGTATACTCGGAGATCGTACCGCACGATATCTCGATAGAAGCGCTTAAGGCAAAAAACCCGACCGGCCTGATATTATCGGGCGGTCCGGCGAGCGTATATGCGGATAAAGCTCCGGCGGTAAACCCGGCCTTTTTCGAGCTCGGCGTGCCGATTTTGGGCATATGTTACGGTATGCAGCTGATGGCGCATACGCTGGGTGGCGAGGTAGCTCGCACAGGAAACCGGGAATACGGTAAGACAGACCTGGTTGTTGATGCCGATAACGGTCTTTTCAGGGATCTTCCCCTGAACCAGATTGTATGGATGAGCCATCAGGATGCGGTCAAAAATGTACCCGCCGGTTTTATGGTTACGGCGCACACGAACAGCGCCCCGGTCGCGGCGATGGTAGATCCTGCCAAGAAACTCTACGGAGTGCAGTTTCATCCGGAGGTAGTGCACACCGAATACGGTATGAGCGTGCTCAAGCATTTTCTCTACGATGCATGTGAATGTGCGCCGAATTGGACGATGGTTTCAATTATTGAAGAAGCGGTCGATAAAATTAAGAAGCAGGTAGGGGATAATAAAGTCGTCTGCGGTTTAAGCGGCGGCGTCGATTCCGCAGTTGCGGCTATTATGGTTCATAAGGCCATCGGCGACAACTTGACCTGTATTTTTGTCGACCACGGTCTGCTTCGCAAGGGCGAGGCGGAGAAGGTCGAAGAGACCTTCAAGAAACATTTCCACATAAATCTTATCCACGTACAAGCGCAAGACCGGTTCTTAACCAAACTCGAAGACGTAACCGATCCCGAGCGCAAACGCAAAATTATCGGTGAGGAGTTTATCCGCGTCTTCGAGGAAGAGGCTATAAAATTCCATGATGCGAAATACCTTGTACAAGGCACACTGTATCCGGATGTTATTGAAAGCGGCACCAGAGACGCCGCAAAGATAAAAACACACCACAATGTGGGCGGCCTGCCGGAGGATATGGAACTCGAGCTGGTCGAGCCGCTGCGTGCGCTTTTTAAAGATGAAGTGCGCGCCGTCGGCGAAGAACTTGGCCTTCCGGAAGAGATCGTATGGCGCCACCCATTCCCGGGGCCGGGCTTAGCTGTTCGCATTATTGGCGAAATAACTCTAGAGCGGCTGGATGTCCTGCGCGACGCCGACGCGATTTTCGAAGAGGAAATTAAGCGTGCCGGTTTATACCGCGTAATCTGGCAATCGTTTGCGGTGTTGCCGTGCGTAAAAAGTGTCGGGGTTATGGGCGATGAGCGCACATACGCCTATCCCATAATTCTGCGTGCTGTGACCAGCGAGGATGCTATGACTGCCGATTGG
- a CDS encoding GuaB3 family IMP dehydrogenase-related protein, which yields MEIEIGRGKRGRRAYGFDDIAIVPSRRTRDPEDIDIAWDFAGHKFELPLLASAMDGVVSPSLAIALGKLGGLAVLNLEGLQTRYEDTAPIFEKIAGYSKEDATRGLQEIYKEPVKEALIAKRIKEIKDGGVIAAASLTPQKVEKYYRIALKAGLDILIIQGTVVSAEHVSTMVEPLNLKKFISELDIPVIVGGCASYSGALHLMRTGAAGVLVGVGPGAACTTRRVLGLGVPQATAIADAAAARMTYLEESGRYCQVIADGGMRYGGDISKAIVCGADSVMIGSPIASAQEAPGLGYHWGMATFHPTLPRGTRVYAGHKYSLEQLLLGPANENNGTLNLFGALRTSMATCGYQNIKEFQKAEVMVAPSLQTEGKVLQQSQGVGMA from the coding sequence ATGGAAATAGAGATAGGGCGAGGCAAACGAGGAAGACGTGCATATGGTTTTGACGACATCGCGATCGTGCCGAGTAGGCGCACGCGCGACCCTGAAGACATTGATATAGCCTGGGATTTTGCGGGGCACAAATTCGAATTGCCGCTTCTGGCGTCAGCAATGGATGGCGTCGTAAGCCCGAGTCTTGCGATTGCGCTCGGTAAGCTGGGCGGCCTGGCGGTTTTAAATCTCGAAGGATTGCAGACGCGCTACGAGGACACCGCTCCTATCTTTGAGAAAATTGCCGGCTACTCGAAAGAGGATGCGACGCGCGGCCTCCAGGAGATTTACAAAGAGCCCGTTAAAGAAGCGCTTATTGCGAAACGGATCAAGGAGATCAAAGATGGCGGCGTTATCGCTGCGGCGTCCCTTACCCCTCAGAAGGTCGAGAAATATTACAGGATCGCGCTCAAGGCCGGTCTTGATATCTTAATTATCCAGGGAACGGTTGTTAGCGCCGAGCATGTCAGTACTATGGTCGAGCCGCTAAATCTTAAGAAATTCATCAGCGAACTCGATATCCCGGTCATAGTCGGCGGTTGCGCATCGTACTCCGGCGCGCTCCACCTCATGAGAACCGGCGCGGCCGGAGTTCTCGTCGGGGTTGGCCCTGGTGCCGCCTGCACGACCAGGCGCGTGCTCGGCCTTGGCGTGCCGCAGGCAACGGCTATTGCCGATGCGGCTGCGGCCAGAATGACGTATCTTGAGGAAAGCGGCCGGTATTGCCAGGTTATAGCCGACGGCGGTATGCGCTACGGCGGCGACATATCCAAGGCGATAGTGTGCGGCGCGGATTCCGTGATGATCGGCTCGCCGATCGCCAGCGCACAGGAAGCGCCGGGTCTCGGTTATCACTGGGGCATGGCAACGTTCCATCCAACGCTTCCAAGAGGGACGCGTGTGTATGCCGGTCACAAATATTCACTCGAGCAGCTGTTGCTGGGGCCTGCAAACGAAAACAACGGAACTCTCAATTTGTTTGGCGCACTTCGCACCTCGATGGCGACATGCGGCTATCAAAATATTAAAGAATTTCAGAAAGCTGAGGTCATGGTTGCACCATCACTGCAGACCGAGGGTAAAGTGCTTCAGCAATCGCAAGGCGTCGGAATGGCGTAA